From one Plasmodium knowlesi strain H genome assembly, chromosome: 11 genomic stretch:
- a CDS encoding SICAvar, type I (fragment) — translation VSSSSSISSSGSPSSSSGGGGGGAGTAAAAPAAAAASSSSSQPVSPTNAQAPSEVDTAPSGLSVWSRILGRVQKNFWSMLTPTTWITKVPVAAINTASSVAPSVITKFHEVVGGKLQIDAPTPAALPPPPEPVPPTPTTKPTKPWDRLTPFIALAPATVAISIFSYLIWKYFAQLRKIRLYRRAPLRIPGPSVQEQLLDHVEEAGPHEYQLVKERKPRSAPTRTKRSGRDPAGGGRVNRRTIIKIHFELVDECQKGNTKLTQNDFLELLVREFMGSEFMEEEEEEQVSKEEVLMEGVPMESVPMEGVPMELVPSLGSGLLV, via the exons GTTTCAAGTTCGAGTTCAATTTCAAGTTCAGGCTCCCCTTCTTCAAGTTCAGGTGGTGGGGGAGGTGGTGCTGGTACTGCAGCAGCCGCGCCTGCGGCTGCTGCAGCATCTTCATCAAGCAGTCAACCAGTGAGTCCGACAAATGCACAGGCACCCAGTGAAGTAGATACAGCACCCTCAGGACTATCTGTATGGTCACGAATTCTTGGGAgggtgcaaaaaaatttttggtCTATGCTGACTCCAACTACGTGGATCACCAAAGTTCCTGTGGCCGCCATTAATACTGCCTCCAGTGTAGCTCCCTCAGTTATAACGAAATTTCATGAAGTTGTAGGAGGTAAACTACAAATTGATGCTCCAACACCTGCTGCTCTTCCTCCACCGCCTGAACCAGTTCCCCCTACGCCCACCACAAAGCCTACAAAACCTTGGGATCGGCTTACCCCTTTTATTGCTTTGGCTCCTGCTACAGTTgctatttctattttttcctacttaaTCTGGAAG TATTTTGCTCAACTGCGTAAGATAAGACTCTACAGAAGAGCTCCTTTAAGAATTCCcggtccatcagtacaggaacagctccttgatcatgtggaagaagctggtccacatgaatatcaattggtgaaggaacgaaaacctcgttctgctccaacgagaacgaaacgttctggtcgcgatCCTGCTGGTGgtggtcgcgtgaatcgccgcaccattattaaaattcattttgaactggtggacgaatgtcaaaaagggaacacaAAATTGACTCAGAatgattttctggaacttttagTTCGAGAGTTTATGGGAAgcgaatttatggaagaagaagaagaagaacaggtttctaaggaagaggttcttatggaaggggttcctatggaaagtgttcctatggaaggtgttccaatggaacttgttccaagtttaggttccgggttactggtttaa